One part of the Mariniflexile litorale genome encodes these proteins:
- a CDS encoding DUF2490 domain-containing protein translates to MNVGMLKDKFISLKILLLFLVSLKGFTQKNIENQHLLWVRYNLKLKISETYQIQQELEERTYWYPWRQHQIVARTHVLRSFGNDWKAGVAFTYSEQSLPNNPNIKSSENVGELRPQIEIYNRQALMLKLDLEHRFWTEFRFFEQSDGAFDFTNVRMRYRLELQYKVDKKVSLKVFDEIHLNIGNKITYNVFDQNRYGGSIQYMPIKDLGVELGYLNWFQQRQSGVDFYNRNIVRFTIHQNINFKAKV, encoded by the coding sequence AAGGATTCACTCAAAAAAATATTGAAAATCAACATCTTTTGTGGGTTCGCTATAATCTTAAACTGAAGATAAGTGAGACCTACCAAATTCAACAAGAACTTGAAGAACGTACTTATTGGTATCCTTGGCGGCAACATCAAATAGTAGCTAGAACACATGTATTAAGGTCTTTTGGTAATGATTGGAAAGCTGGGGTTGCGTTTACCTATTCTGAACAATCACTTCCCAATAATCCAAATATAAAAAGTTCTGAAAATGTTGGCGAATTACGACCGCAAATAGAAATTTATAACCGACAAGCCTTAATGCTAAAACTAGATTTAGAACATCGTTTTTGGACTGAATTTAGATTTTTTGAACAATCTGATGGAGCATTCGATTTTACAAATGTAAGAATGCGTTATAGATTAGAACTTCAATATAAAGTTGATAAAAAAGTATCTTTAAAAGTGTTTGATGAAATTCACTTAAACATCGGAAATAAGATTACCTATAATGTGTTTGACCAAAACCGCTATGGCGGCAGTATTCAGTATATGCCTATAAAAGATTTAGGGGTGGAGCTTGGGTATTTAAATTGGTTTCAACAAAGACAATCAGGTGTCGATTTTTATAACCGAAATATTGTCCGTTTCACAATTCATCAAAATATCAATTTTAAAGCGAAAGTATAA
- a CDS encoding inorganic phosphate transporter, producing MSELFNVLTIPFLLAMFLAVTMGGSGTAPAFSAAYGANVIKQSLIPGLFGVMVLAGALIAGKQVSLTLGNGLLDQSFFTPFNTSIILLSVGLSLLIANLIGVPQSTSQSTVLSIAGAATALDSLNTHKLFFEIIPFWIILPIISFAIMLLLAKWVFPFIKRKHNTYDYTPINQSKGLKVLLVLSSLYVAFSIGANNVANAAAPIASLTANEIGQDSIKNFVPIIILSVLIVAPCFAIGSSLLGHKVTQKTGKEIIEVTPFYGTIIAVIVASLLIIASVTKGIPTSLVQLNGGAFIALSISKKGVKNTFKNKTVRRFFIVWSIAPVFSYLLTYVLINLFK from the coding sequence ATGTCAGAATTATTTAATGTTTTAACCATCCCATTTCTTTTGGCTATGTTTTTGGCAGTTACAATGGGTGGTAGCGGTACAGCACCTGCATTTTCAGCAGCTTATGGTGCCAATGTTATAAAACAAAGTTTAATACCTGGTTTATTTGGTGTCATGGTTTTAGCAGGCGCGTTAATAGCCGGAAAACAAGTGTCTTTAACTTTAGGGAACGGGCTATTAGATCAATCGTTTTTTACACCTTTTAATACATCCATTATATTATTATCAGTTGGGTTGTCGTTACTAATTGCTAATTTAATAGGCGTACCGCAATCTACCAGTCAGTCTACGGTGTTGTCAATCGCTGGGGCTGCTACTGCTTTAGATAGTTTAAATACTCATAAATTATTTTTTGAAATTATTCCATTCTGGATCATCCTTCCCATTATTTCATTTGCTATTATGTTATTACTTGCAAAGTGGGTTTTTCCTTTTATAAAGAGAAAACATAATACCTATGATTACACACCTATTAATCAAAGTAAAGGATTGAAAGTATTACTCGTTTTATCATCATTATATGTCGCTTTTTCAATTGGAGCTAATAACGTAGCAAATGCAGCCGCACCCATTGCATCTTTAACTGCAAACGAAATAGGGCAAGACAGTATTAAAAATTTTGTTCCAATAATTATTCTATCGGTTTTAATTGTAGCGCCTTGTTTTGCTATTGGAAGTTCACTTTTAGGTCACAAAGTAACTCAAAAAACAGGAAAAGAAATTATTGAAGTCACACCCTTCTACGGTACCATTATAGCTGTAATTGTGGCTAGTTTACTTATTATAGCATCGGTTACTAAAGGCATTCCCACATCGTTAGTACAATTAAACGGAGGTGCTTTTATTGCATTAAGCATCAGTAAAAAAGGTGTGAAAAATACTTTTAAAAATAAAACAGTGAGACGCTTTTTCATTGTTTGGAGTATTGCTCCAGTGTTTTCATATTTATTAACCTATGTTTTGATAAATTTATTTAAATAA
- a CDS encoding YkgJ family cysteine cluster protein, producing the protein MSIESKVRQIEQLFERLDIEISKFQTETNLHCIAGCGKCCTKPDIDASPLEFLPYAFHLFLNGEAEKTLIELQNTTKTVCHIYQPLSVLNSLDGRCGNYQYRGLICRLFGYASSRDKYGKLRLATCSIIKENQSKNYEEAKEAISQGLYVPIFTDYYMQLNQIDFHLGNTILPINKALKVAIEEVLNYYIYRPLPNGYKNAS; encoded by the coding sequence ATGTCTATAGAATCTAAAGTAAGGCAGATTGAACAACTGTTTGAACGTCTTGATATTGAAATTTCTAAATTTCAAACCGAAACCAATTTACATTGTATAGCAGGTTGTGGTAAATGTTGTACCAAACCCGATATAGACGCATCTCCTTTAGAATTTTTACCCTATGCGTTTCATCTTTTTTTAAATGGAGAAGCAGAAAAAACACTTATAGAATTACAGAATACTACTAAAACGGTTTGTCATATCTACCAACCTCTGTCAGTACTTAATAGTCTTGATGGACGCTGCGGGAACTACCAATACCGAGGTCTTATATGTCGTCTTTTTGGCTATGCCTCAAGTAGAGATAAATATGGAAAACTTAGGTTGGCAACTTGTAGCATTATTAAAGAAAACCAAAGTAAAAACTATGAAGAAGCTAAAGAAGCCATTAGCCAAGGTCTTTATGTACCTATTTTCACAGATTATTACATGCAACTTAATCAGATTGATTTTCATCTTGGTAATACCATTTTACCAATCAATAAAGCATTAAAAGTTGCTATTGAAGAGGTCTTAAATTATTATATATATAGACCATTACCTAACGGATATAAAAATGCTTCATAA
- a CDS encoding DUF3667 domain-containing protein produces the protein MRKVPLRRDKTCLNCNYSVKERYCPNCGQENTESRKSFHHIFGHFFKDFTHYDNAFWRTIYNLLFKPAALSKAYMSGKRLYYLNPIRLYIFISFITFFIISVFPNETAEIKIALNKKTTEESHFPSIDSLHIEARGIDGLTKMGVISQESNDSIKKLLKETNEINSKGIINLGYKDIDELDSLQKSGAKNIKLNSIKNYFLKKWLTVEEEHTEKEIFTKFSESFSHNFPKVLFIYMPIFALILWVFNNKKKYYYFDHAIFTLHYFSFLLIMILVLFFIDKLKPLLNTSPVLGWVHFGLKTLGILFMFYYFFPAHRLFYKDKFFLSFVKSASVYVINLLVFNVILVLFSLFTYLSLE, from the coding sequence ATGAGAAAAGTACCTTTACGTCGAGATAAAACCTGCCTTAACTGTAATTATTCGGTTAAGGAACGCTATTGTCCAAATTGTGGACAAGAAAACACAGAAAGTCGTAAAAGTTTTCATCACATATTCGGTCATTTTTTTAAAGATTTTACTCATTATGATAATGCGTTTTGGCGAACCATTTATAATTTGTTATTCAAACCTGCGGCTTTATCTAAAGCCTATATGTCTGGTAAACGTTTATATTATTTGAATCCCATTCGACTTTATATTTTTATTAGTTTTATTACCTTTTTTATAATTTCAGTGTTTCCCAATGAAACTGCTGAAATTAAAATAGCATTAAACAAAAAAACTACAGAAGAGTCCCATTTTCCCTCCATAGATTCATTACACATTGAGGCGAGAGGTATTGATGGCTTAACCAAAATGGGAGTAATTTCTCAAGAAAGTAATGACTCCATTAAAAAGCTACTTAAGGAAACGAATGAAATTAATTCAAAAGGTATTATAAACTTGGGTTATAAAGATATTGATGAACTAGATTCCTTGCAAAAAAGTGGTGCTAAAAACATAAAACTTAACTCCATCAAAAATTACTTTCTTAAAAAATGGCTTACTGTAGAAGAGGAGCATACCGAAAAGGAGATATTTACTAAATTTTCAGAATCTTTTAGTCATAATTTCCCAAAGGTATTGTTTATTTATATGCCCATATTTGCTTTAATTCTATGGGTTTTTAATAATAAGAAAAAGTATTATTATTTTGATCATGCTATATTCACGCTTCACTATTTTTCATTTTTGCTCATCATGATATTGGTACTATTTTTTATAGACAAATTAAAACCATTATTAAACACATCTCCAGTCTTGGGGTGGGTTCATTTTGGTTTAAAAACCTTGGGCATTTTATTTATGTTTTATTATTTCTTTCCAGCACATCGACTTTTCTATAAAGATAAATTTTTCCTTTCTTTTGTAAAAAGTGCTTCGGTGTATGTAATTAACCTGTTGGTTTTTAATGTTATTTTAGTGTTGTTTAGTTTGTTCACTTATTTGAGTTTGGAGTAG
- a CDS encoding NAD-dependent deacylase produces the protein MKHIVVLTGAGISAESGIKTFRDADGLWEGHDVMEVATPEGFETNPKLVLDFYNQRRKQLFEVEPNSAHFDLAGLETHFKVSIITQNVDDLHERAGSTNVIHLHGELLKSRNIVDAYTFFDCKTDINLGDTCPNGHQLRPHIVWFGEDVPMIENAIEICKTADTLLIIGTSMQVYPAAGLMHYVPKNTPTYFIDPKPAMESKNNITVIAKNATIGMKKVMELLVTQ, from the coding sequence ATGAAACACATAGTTGTACTTACAGGCGCAGGCATAAGTGCCGAAAGCGGTATTAAAACCTTTAGAGACGCCGATGGTTTGTGGGAAGGGCATGATGTTATGGAAGTAGCCACTCCCGAAGGTTTTGAGACAAATCCTAAATTGGTATTAGATTTTTACAATCAACGTCGCAAACAATTATTTGAAGTAGAACCAAATTCTGCACATTTTGATTTGGCAGGACTTGAAACACATTTTAAAGTAAGCATTATTACCCAAAATGTAGACGATTTACACGAACGTGCTGGCAGCACCAACGTGATTCATTTACACGGTGAATTGCTAAAATCGAGAAACATTGTGGATGCTTATACTTTTTTTGATTGTAAAACAGATATTAACTTAGGAGACACCTGCCCTAATGGACATCAATTGCGCCCGCATATTGTTTGGTTTGGTGAAGATGTACCCATGATTGAAAACGCTATTGAAATTTGCAAAACTGCCGACACACTTCTTATTATTGGCACTTCTATGCAAGTATATCCTGCTGCTGGTTTGATGCATTACGTCCCAAAAAATACACCTACTTATTTTATAGATCCTAAGCCGGCCATGGAAAGCAAAAACAACATAACAGTTATCGCGAAAAACGCTACTATTGGAATGAAAAAAGTGATGGAATTATTAGTTACACAATAA
- a CDS encoding RNA methyltransferase yields the protein MTDLKLLEHLETFLTDSRKGKFTKVLAQRTKHFTVATEDVYQLHNTSAVMRSCDVFGIQEVNIVEEQNSKHIDREIAMGSQKWVDLNRFQTVKDCIADLKQKGYQIVATTPHTNDCELHDFDVTKKSCFFFGRETEGLSEEVLKAADCYLKIPMVGFTESLNISVSAAIILQHVTTKLKQTSINWELTENELLEKRLDWIKKTIKSYDEIVERYYKKESS from the coding sequence ATGACAGATCTAAAACTCTTAGAACATTTAGAGACCTTTTTAACCGACTCACGCAAGGGAAAATTTACTAAAGTATTAGCACAACGTACCAAGCATTTTACGGTTGCTACCGAAGATGTGTATCAGTTACACAACACAAGTGCCGTAATGCGCAGTTGCGACGTGTTTGGTATACAAGAAGTAAATATAGTTGAAGAGCAAAACTCGAAACACATTGATAGAGAAATTGCCATGGGCTCCCAAAAATGGGTGGACTTAAATAGGTTTCAAACGGTGAAAGATTGTATTGCCGATTTAAAACAAAAGGGCTATCAAATAGTAGCTACCACGCCACATACAAATGATTGCGAGTTGCACGATTTTGATGTAACCAAAAAATCTTGTTTTTTCTTTGGAAGAGAAACAGAAGGTTTATCGGAAGAGGTTTTAAAGGCTGCTGATTGCTATTTAAAAATACCTATGGTTGGTTTTACCGAAAGTTTAAATATATCAGTAAGTGCTGCTATTATTTTACAGCATGTTACCACTAAACTAAAGCAAACATCTATTAATTGGGAACTAACGGAGAATGAATTGCTAGAAAAGCGTTTAGATTGGATAAAGAAAACGATTAAAAGTTATGATGAAATTGTAGAGAGGTACTACAAAAAAGAGTCCTCTTAA
- a CDS encoding carboxypeptidase-like regulatory domain-containing protein, which yields MKNHLLLFICLFVSATAITQEINSVMGVIVNSSNGEPLENVNIVNLNQVKGTSTNSEGNFQIVAKVNDTLHLSYLGFKSIKVRVTNDWLRFGSSKIELTELALALETVVVNQLKLTGYLEVDIKQVPIINNNYRYSISGLSSGYEAGKSSTITKIIGSIFNPADFLHRMFGKNPNEMRKLKKMKEDDEIRNLLASRFDREMLMALLQVDRIDLDEIVSQCNYTKGFIQTANDLQILDAISECYEEYKVLNRSRR from the coding sequence ATGAAGAATCACCTACTCCTTTTTATATGTTTATTTGTTTCTGCTACGGCAATAACTCAAGAAATAAATAGTGTTATGGGAGTTATTGTAAACTCATCTAATGGAGAACCGCTTGAAAATGTGAATATTGTTAACCTTAATCAGGTAAAGGGAACGTCTACTAATAGCGAGGGTAATTTCCAAATCGTTGCTAAAGTGAACGACACATTGCATTTATCTTATTTAGGCTTTAAATCTATAAAAGTACGTGTTACTAACGACTGGTTAAGATTTGGTAGCTCTAAAATTGAACTTACAGAATTAGCATTAGCACTTGAGACCGTGGTTGTAAACCAATTAAAATTAACTGGGTACTTAGAAGTAGATATCAAACAAGTTCCTATAATTAACAATAATTATCGTTACAGTATTTCAGGTTTATCTAGCGGCTATGAAGCTGGAAAATCATCAACTATTACAAAAATTATTGGGTCTATATTTAATCCGGCCGATTTTCTACATCGTATGTTTGGTAAGAACCCAAATGAAATGCGTAAGCTAAAAAAGATGAAGGAAGATGATGAGATTAGAAACCTTTTAGCTTCTCGTTTTGATAGAGAAATGCTTATGGCCTTACTACAAGTAGATAGGATCGATTTAGATGAAATTGTGAGTCAATGTAATTACACCAAAGGTTTTATACAAACTGCAAACGATCTTCAAATACTAGACGCCATAAGTGAATGCTATGAAGAATACAAGGTTTTAAATAGAAGTCGAAGGTAG
- a CDS encoding DEAD/DEAH box helicase, with protein MNTFQDLGLNEDLLHAITDLGFETPSDVQIKAIPILLESETDLVALAQTGTGKTAAFGFPMLQKIDIDSRTTQGLILSPTRELCLQITNEMKQYGKYCKGLNVVAIYGGSSITDQARDVKKGAQIIVATPGRMKDMISRRLVDISKIQYAVLDEADEMLNMGFKEDITDILSHSPEGKNTWLFSATMPREVAMIAKKFMKNPQEITVGNKNESTSQVTHEYYLVNSRDRYDALKRLADANPDIFSVVFCRTKNDTQKVAERLIEDGYSAGALHGDLSQNQRDLVMKSFRNKQIQMLVATDVAARGIDVDDITHVINYQLPDEIETYTHRSGRTGRAGKTGVSMVIVSKSEVRKIKSIERIINKAFEKKDIPNGMAICEVQLMSLANKIHHTEVNHEIDKYLTSINELFEETSKEELIKKFFSVEFSRFFNYYQKSKNLNVSEGDIRDRDSGRDGGRDFGGSSDSTRYFINVGSKDGFDWMQLKDFLKEVLELGRDDVFKVEVKESFSFFNTENELKDKILAFFTDYKHNGRFVNVEVSENRGGGGRRNDRRSGGRRDDRKGSERRSSSRGDSGNRGERRGGDESRPRRSGGDFKSAGSAPNRSARRSGSDSKPSDSGVSRPRRSRR; from the coding sequence ATGAACACATTCCAAGATTTAGGTCTTAATGAAGACCTGTTACACGCTATTACCGATTTAGGTTTTGAAACCCCAAGTGATGTACAAATTAAAGCAATCCCAATTTTATTAGAATCTGAAACCGATTTAGTGGCTTTAGCCCAAACAGGAACAGGAAAAACGGCAGCATTTGGTTTTCCTATGCTTCAAAAAATTGATATTGATAGCAGAACCACACAAGGTCTTATTTTATCACCAACACGTGAACTTTGCTTGCAAATTACCAATGAAATGAAACAATACGGTAAGTATTGTAAAGGACTTAATGTTGTGGCAATTTATGGTGGTTCTAGTATAACAGACCAAGCTAGAGATGTAAAAAAAGGTGCGCAAATTATTGTGGCTACACCTGGACGTATGAAAGATATGATTAGCAGACGTTTGGTTGATATTTCTAAAATTCAATATGCTGTTTTAGACGAGGCTGATGAGATGCTAAACATGGGTTTTAAGGAAGATATCACTGATATTCTTTCGCATTCTCCTGAAGGAAAAAACACCTGGTTATTTTCTGCAACCATGCCTAGAGAAGTTGCTATGATTGCTAAAAAATTCATGAAAAATCCACAAGAAATTACTGTGGGTAATAAAAATGAAAGTACCAGTCAAGTAACTCATGAATATTATTTAGTAAATTCAAGAGACCGTTATGATGCTTTAAAACGTTTGGCAGATGCGAATCCTGATATTTTTTCGGTGGTTTTCTGTAGAACAAAAAACGATACTCAAAAAGTTGCTGAACGATTAATTGAAGATGGTTATAGTGCAGGTGCATTACACGGCGATTTAAGCCAAAACCAACGTGACTTAGTAATGAAATCGTTTAGAAATAAGCAAATTCAAATGCTTGTAGCGACTGATGTGGCTGCTCGTGGTATTGATGTAGATGATATTACTCACGTAATAAACTACCAACTTCCTGATGAAATTGAAACGTATACGCACCGTTCTGGTCGTACAGGTCGTGCCGGAAAAACAGGAGTTTCCATGGTAATCGTTTCTAAAAGTGAAGTACGTAAAATAAAAAGTATTGAACGCATTATTAATAAAGCTTTTGAGAAAAAAGACATTCCAAATGGCATGGCAATATGCGAAGTGCAACTTATGTCGCTTGCTAATAAAATTCACCATACAGAAGTTAACCACGAAATAGACAAATATCTAACCAGTATTAACGAATTGTTTGAAGAAACATCAAAAGAAGAATTAATTAAAAAATTCTTTTCGGTTGAATTTTCACGTTTCTTCAACTATTACCAAAAATCTAAAAACCTAAATGTTTCAGAGGGTGATATCCGAGATAGAGATAGTGGACGTGATGGCGGTCGCGATTTTGGAGGAAGTTCAGATTCCACCCGTTACTTTATCAACGTTGGTAGTAAAGATGGTTTCGATTGGATGCAGTTAAAAGATTTCTTAAAAGAAGTTTTAGAACTTGGTAGAGACGATGTGTTTAAAGTGGAAGTAAAAGAGAGCTTCTCTTTCTTTAATACTGAAAATGAATTAAAAGATAAAATATTAGCTTTCTTTACAGATTATAAACACAACGGACGTTTTGTAAATGTTGAAGTTTCTGAAAACCGCGGTGGTGGTGGAAGACGCAACGACAGACGTAGTGGCGGAAGACGTGATGATAGAAAAGGTAGTGAAAGACGCTCTAGTTCTAGAGGGGATTCTGGAAACAGAGGTGAAAGACGTGGTGGCGATGAATCAAGACCAAGACGTTCTGGTGGCGATTTTAAATCGGCCGGTTCAGCACCAAACAGATCGGCAAGACGTTCAGGGAGCGACTCTAAACCAAGTGATTCTGGAGTTTCAAGACCGAGACGCTCTAGACGTTAA
- a CDS encoding erythromycin esterase family protein produces MKIFIILLTLQLNTIFAQVDKNIYELDSIGNLLTSEVKEIIDKNLYNKKVVFLGESEHHIGSEFLIKTEFIKYLVLDKGYRDIAFESDFFALFYEHSKENILGIWSNSVQCQELFNFLIEKNVTIWGFDNQMFSPYAYYNFSKKLEAFLSETNIEYNDELIQLSDIVVKSRFDLPKKISEIKLNYLIEHIDKILKDIKTQSNPIWYQILKSFRSSIDMFTSANDTQGIAIRDSQMAQNLDFLVKAMPNKKFIVWLANAHMAKYEYDFMKGQTMGGQFVNMNPEISYHIAISTIYMPYRRNKWIKKISKDNENLLHFLPSTKNNYFIDSKQLITENPDFADREYEGMFRLKKDKTNWFKHFDALVFISQGEKVKFLE; encoded by the coding sequence ATGAAAATATTTATAATTTTACTAACACTTCAACTGAATACAATTTTTGCTCAAGTTGATAAAAACATTTATGAGTTAGACTCAATAGGCAATCTACTTACCTCAGAGGTTAAAGAAATTATAGATAAAAATCTTTATAATAAAAAGGTCGTTTTTTTAGGAGAATCAGAACATCATATTGGTTCAGAATTTTTAATCAAAACCGAATTCATCAAATACTTAGTACTAGATAAAGGCTATAGAGATATTGCTTTTGAAAGTGATTTTTTTGCATTGTTTTATGAACATAGTAAAGAAAATATTTTAGGCATATGGTCCAATTCAGTTCAATGTCAAGAACTGTTCAATTTTTTAATCGAGAAAAATGTAACCATTTGGGGGTTTGATAATCAAATGTTTTCTCCATACGCTTATTATAATTTTTCAAAAAAACTAGAAGCTTTTTTATCTGAAACTAATATTGAATACAATGACGAACTCATTCAACTTTCGGATATTGTAGTTAAAAGTAGATTTGATCTTCCAAAAAAAATCAGTGAAATAAAATTAAATTACTTAATAGAACATATTGACAAAATATTAAAAGACATAAAAACACAGTCCAATCCAATTTGGTATCAAATTTTGAAAAGTTTTAGGAGCTCTATTGATATGTTTACATCTGCAAATGACACTCAAGGAATTGCTATTAGAGATTCTCAAATGGCACAAAATCTCGACTTCTTAGTTAAAGCAATGCCAAACAAAAAATTCATTGTTTGGTTAGCTAATGCCCATATGGCAAAATATGAATACGATTTTATGAAAGGACAAACAATGGGAGGTCAATTTGTAAATATGAATCCTGAAATATCATATCACATAGCTATTTCTACAATATATATGCCTTATAGAAGAAACAAATGGATTAAAAAAATCAGTAAAGACAATGAAAATTTACTTCACTTTTTACCTTCAACAAAAAATAATTACTTTATTGATTCGAAACAATTAATTACAGAAAACCCTGATTTTGCGGATAGAGAATACGAAGGTATGTTTAGACTAAAAAAAGATAAAACAAATTGGTTCAAACATTTTGATGCTTTAGTTTTTATTTCTCAAGGAGAAAAAGTAAAGTTTTTAGAATAA
- a CDS encoding M48 family metallopeptidase codes for MTSTTLFYIIIAIIIINFIVDKILDALNAKHYNDTLPEELQDVYDETEYKKSQNYKATNYKFGILTSTFSLILTLGFLFFDGFEFIDNIARSYSNNPIIIALIFFGIIMIGSDILTTPFSYYSTFVIEEKFGFNKTTVKTFILDKIKGWLMMAVVGGGILALIIWFYQSTGHYFWLYAWGLVAVFSLFMNMFYSKLIVPLFNKQTPLETGSLRDKISEYAQTVGFKLDKIFVIDGSKRSTKANAYFSGFGSEKRVTLYDTLINDLDDEEIVAVLAHEVGHYKKKHIIFNLFASILLTGLTLYILSLFISNPLLSNALGVEIPSFHIGLIAFGLLYSPISEITGLIMNLFSRKFEYQADDYAKNTYKGEPLITSLKKLSKNSLSNLTPHPAYVFMHYSHPTLLERIGNLRKS; via the coding sequence ATGACATCAACAACCTTATTCTACATCATCATAGCCATCATCATTATCAATTTTATAGTTGATAAAATTTTGGATGCTTTAAACGCTAAACATTACAACGATACACTTCCTGAAGAATTGCAAGATGTTTATGATGAAACCGAATATAAAAAATCTCAAAACTACAAGGCTACCAATTATAAATTTGGCATCTTAACCTCCACATTTTCACTTATTTTAACCTTAGGCTTCTTGTTCTTTGATGGATTTGAATTTATTGACAACATTGCCAGAAGCTACAGTAACAACCCCATTATTATAGCTTTAATTTTCTTCGGAATTATTATGATTGGTAGCGATATACTAACTACACCGTTCTCCTATTACAGCACCTTTGTAATTGAGGAAAAATTCGGATTTAATAAAACAACCGTTAAAACCTTCATTCTTGATAAGATAAAAGGTTGGCTGATGATGGCCGTTGTTGGTGGTGGTATTTTAGCTTTAATAATTTGGTTTTATCAATCTACTGGACATTATTTTTGGCTATATGCTTGGGGATTAGTTGCTGTTTTTTCTTTGTTTATGAATATGTTTTACTCCAAACTTATTGTACCTTTATTTAACAAACAAACACCTCTGGAAACAGGAAGTTTACGAGATAAAATATCAGAATACGCACAAACAGTCGGTTTTAAGCTTGATAAAATTTTTGTAATTGATGGCTCGAAACGTAGTACCAAAGCAAACGCTTATTTCTCTGGTTTTGGTAGTGAAAAACGCGTGACACTTTACGACACCTTGATTAACGATTTAGACGATGAAGAAATTGTTGCCGTTTTAGCACACGAAGTTGGGCATTACAAAAAGAAGCATATCATTTTCAACTTGTTTGCTTCTATTTTATTAACAGGTTTAACGCTTTATATTTTGTCGTTGTTTATTTCAAATCCGCTATTGTCAAATGCTTTGGGCGTTGAAATTCCAAGTTTTCATATTGGGTTGATAGCTTTTGGACTGCTCTACTCCCCTATTTCGGAAATTACAGGTTTAATTATGAATCTGTTTTCCAGAAAATTTGAATACCAAGCCGATGATTATGCCAAAAACACCTATAAAGGTGAACCACTAATTACCTCATTAAAGAAACTTTCAAAAAATAGCTTGAGTAATTTAACGCCGCATCCTGCATATGTGTTTATGCATTACTCGCATCCTACGCTTTTGGAACGGATTGGGAATTTGAGGAAGTCGTAA
- a CDS encoding RNA methyltransferase: protein MNKVISSIQNPLIRQLVQLKDKSRERKKSGLFLIEGEREITLALKGGYELEHVLFNPEIISEEQINNLTTKQLNLIEVSTDVYQKLAYRDTTEGVLAVAKTKNHAIKDLKFSRKNPLILVAEALEKPGNIGAILRTADAAYVDAVIIANPKTDLYNPNIIRSSVGCVFTNQIATGTTTEIIAFLKSENISIYCAALQASVNYHTQDYTKPTAIVVGTEATGLSNDWLDNATQNIIIPMQGDIDSMNVSVAAGILIFEAKRQRDFK from the coding sequence ATGAATAAAGTTATATCAAGCATACAAAACCCATTAATTCGACAATTGGTTCAATTAAAAGACAAATCGCGCGAACGAAAAAAAAGCGGTTTATTTTTAATTGAAGGTGAACGCGAAATTACCTTGGCATTAAAAGGCGGTTATGAGTTGGAACACGTATTGTTTAACCCTGAAATAATTTCTGAGGAACAAATCAACAACCTAACAACAAAACAACTAAACCTCATAGAAGTTTCTACCGATGTGTACCAAAAATTAGCTTATCGTGATACCACAGAAGGTGTTTTAGCTGTTGCCAAAACTAAAAATCACGCTATTAAGGATTTAAAATTTAGCAGAAAAAATCCATTGATTTTAGTTGCTGAAGCACTAGAAAAACCTGGAAACATTGGAGCCATTTTAAGAACTGCCGATGCTGCCTATGTAGATGCCGTTATTATTGCCAACCCAAAAACCGACTTATACAACCCAAACATTATTCGATCTAGTGTGGGCTGTGTATTTACCAATCAAATAGCCACTGGAACAACCACTGAAATTATTGCGTTTTTAAAATCTGAAAACATTTCTATTTACTGTGCTGCTTTACAAGCATCGGTGAATTATCATACACAAGATTACACCAAACCTACAGCAATTGTTGTTGGTACCGAAGCAACAGGTTTAAGTAATGATTGGTTAGATAATGCGACTCAAAATATTATTATTCCCATGCAAGGCGATATCGATTCTATGAATGTATCGGTTGCTGCAGGAATTCTTATTTTTGAGGCGAAGAGACAACGAGATTTTAAATAA